The DNA segment GAGGTGAACAGGATGCGTCTCAAGCACGGGGTGTGGGGAATAGGTGTGGCGTTGGCCTTGGGAATGGTGGCCTTGCCGGCGCAAGCGGCTCGAACCGTGAACTTTTGGTTCAATATTTTTGAGGTGGCCAGCATTTCGGTGCCGGATTTGCGGCGGTTTGTGGATAAGAATGAACTGTCGCCTTCGCTGCGACGGACGCTGCAGCTGTTGCCGGAGCGAGACCGGCAGGGGTTTGAACAGGTGTTGCGGTTCAAGCTGTCCCTAGAGCCACGGCAAGTCATTCGGCTGGTGGACTCGCCGTCGGTGGAGCAGGTCTTGATGCAAATTCCACCCGTGTTTTTGCCTAACCAATCGCCGTCGGTGATGCCAGGTCTCAAGGGAGCGCTCATCCTAGCTTCGATTCCCCGAGAGCGGGGGGGTTTTCGGGACAAGGATGGGTTTGGCCTGGTGAACGTGCTGGAGGCCTACCCGGCGCAGGAAATGAATCTGGATATTCCGGCGTTGTTGCGTTTAGGCCAGCAGGGGTTAGACCTGCAACGGCTGCTCGGGGGCGGTTTACTGTCACGTTAAATGACGGTTCTGGTTACGGGGGCGACGGGGTTTATCGGGTCGCGGTTGGTGCACCGGTTGTTGATCGAAGGGGAGTCGGTGCGCGTGTTAACCCGATCACCGGCGCGGGCACAGGCCTTGTTCCCTCAAGCTCAGGTGTTCCCCTGGACGGCGATTACGGAAGCGGTTGAGGGTTGTACGGCGGTGGTGAATCTGGCCGGCGAACCCATCATCGGGCGGTGGACGCCTGTGCGCAAGCAGGCCATCCTCGACAGCCGCATTAGTGGAACCCGGCAACTGGTGACCGCCATCGGTCAAGCGCAGCAGCGTCCCCAGGTGCTCATCAATGCGTCAGCCATTGGCTACTACGGGGCCAGTGAAACCGCTACCTTCACAGAAGAAAGTCCCCCCGGCAATGACTTTCTGGCGCAGGTGTGTCAGGCCTGGGAGCAGGCGGCGCAGCCCGTGCAGAACCTGGGGGTGCGGTTAGTGATTTTTCGCATCGGCATTGTGCTGGGGTTGGGCGGTGCAATTCGCCGGATTTTACCGCCGTTTCGAGCGTTTTTGGGGGGTCCGATTGGGTCCGGTCGCCAGTGGTTTGCCTGGATTCATCAGGACGACATGGTGAACTTGATTTTAACCGCCCTGTGGGATGAAGGCTGGTCGGGAGTTTACAACGCCACGGCTCCCAATCCGGTACGCATGGCCGAGTTTTGCCAAACCCTAGGGCGAGTTTTGCAGCGCCCTTCCTGGTTGCCGGTGCCGGGCGTCGTGTTAGAACTGTTGCTAGGAGATGCGGCGCAAGTGATTCTCACGGGTCAACGGGTATTGCCAGCGCGGGTTCAGGCCATGGGGTTTACCTACCAGTACCCCACGCTGTTGCCGGCGTTACAGGACATCCTCGGGTCTGAAAAATAACGGGAGATAACAATTCATTACGGTCCTGTTGGCATTGACCACAAAGGGCCATGGGCGTTGCTAGGTTAAAAACGATGCGCAGCAATGGGGATGGGGATGAAACGGTGGGCGGATGCCTGGATTGACCAGTGGTGTCGGGAACAGGGCTGGAGTGAATGGATGGCTGTGGAGGGGACCTACTGGGCGTTTCCTCCCCAAGCAGTGATGCCGGTGCCGATTCCCGAGGAAGCTCTGCGCCAGCTCAAGACGACCCACGGCTTGTCTCCCCAGGAGCGGTGGGTTGTGGGACTGCTGGGGATAAGTGGGCTAGCGGCGGTTCTGGGGACCTGGTATAGCCACTGTCCGCTGCCGCTAGTAGGCGCGTTCATCCTGGGCGCCCTCCTGACCGCCGCCTGGGAAGATTAGAAGATAGCGTTTCCCGTAATTCCGCTCCCAGAGAGTGTAACCAGGGCACCTGCAATTTGGCGAAGGTCAAAAGTCTTCCCGTTGTTGGCTCGCTCTCTAACAAACTTTGGCTACACGTTCCAGGCTAACTTGACGGATTCTCGGCACAGTCGAGCGTGGAGATATCAACTGTCCGTAGCATCGCTGTCCGACTCATCAGTCAGCAGCACGTAAAGATACCGATTCAGAAATAACAGCAGTTCGCGCAACATACCTGCCGCTTGTTCTTCCGATAGCGGCTCTAACGTAAGCAAATCACGGGGATAAAGTTGCAACCATCGTTGGAGTAAATTTTGGAATGGCTGGGGACCTTCAAACAAGGGCCACAAAGCTCCGAGAGCAATTGCGTCAAGCTGCACCTCTTCGATTTGGAAGAGACCTTTTACCGGTACTTTCAGATAGTCCGACAACAGAAGCGGCAGGCCACTTTGTAAACGTGATTTCCAGGCCTGTTGAACCTTTTCATGACAGAGCTGGGGATGGAGAGAAACCAGTGGTTGTTCCGAAGGAGAAACAGGGGACGCCGGCTGTGGATGACCGCACCACAAATCCAGCAGGCGTTCGTTGGGGTGTAGTAAGTTCAGAAGATGCAAAATTTCCGCCGGACTTGCTCCATCAATCGCCAGTGCCAACGCCGCAGGAAGATTTTCCGGGTCTTTGAAAAGCGACGGCAAACGCCAAACCGGCCAATGCACCATTTCAATAAATTCCAATCCCGCCGCTTCCAAACAGGCAAAAAACTCAGGAATGGTAAACCCCTTATCTCCCTGGAGCAGGTGGTTCATCAGGATAAATTCGGAGAGTTTCTCATTGAGTTTATCCCCCAAACTTTTTCGGTCTCGGTTCTCCCAGGTTACCCTCTTAACATAAACTTCATCGGCCAGTTGTTCCATAATTTCATAAACTGTCTGGACTTCAAACTCCTCAGGATTATCCCGCATCAGCCCTAAAAGACTAAAAAACTCCTGAGCTTGGAAAAAGTATTGACGCTGGTAGCGATTGTGAACATTGACCCGCAGAATACCCTGGGCCTTGAGAACCTGTTTTAGAGCTGTTAAAATTTCTACTGGATTGGGAACCAATGTCAGCACTTCATCACAATTGATGTAGTCAAATTTCAGCCCCAATTCGCTAACATTCTCAATCATTAAGACATGAAATTCACAGTTGGAAATTTGGTGAAATTCTAGGCGTTTACGGGCTAATTCAATCGACGCTTCCGATAGGTCAATGCCCACCACCCGCGCGCCTGGATTCGCCAGCGCCAGCGCTAAGGCCTTGTACCCTGAGCCGCAACCCGCATCTAAAATGGTCACCTCCTGGGGAGGTCGCTTCCGATAGCGTAAATAGTAGGGTGTTGTTAGGTTGTGAATAAACAAGGTATCCAAATCGTCTTTGGGCGATGTCTCTAGGGATATGCGCGGGTAGGGCCCGTAATCAAATTGCTGGCGAATTTTTTCTAAAATCTCATCCATATCAACCAGCAAACGGTTAAGTTTTTAAATCAGTATAACCGAAAATGGGAGTATCGCTAGGCATGAACTGGCTTAAAACAATCGGAAATTTGTGGTTCACTGGGCTGTGTTCCTGACGGGTCATCCTGCGTAGGCTATCCGTAGGAGGCGTGTGGCTGGCATTGGGGAGAGTCAGGGGATAGGGCGCTGGAGACGACGGCTTAGGTTTTGGGGAGTGGTTAGATGGGTCGAGTACGATCTTACGGTCTATCCCATCACCGAAGCGATGGCCGCAGCCGCCCTTGCTCCAGGAGTTAACCGTTGAATTTACCAGCACTAGCGGTAGGTTTCGCAAATTCTATGAAGGGTAGGTAGTGCTATGTAAGTAATGATGTATTATAGTGGTGGATGAAGTTGAATATAATGCCGATGTGATTTTCTAGGTTTTTAGAAAAGGACAGAGTTTTCCTCGTCAAGCGACTCACTCGCTGTCGAAGCGTGTTGTTGAAGCGCTCAATCAAGGACGTCTTACCACTCCCTTCGACACCGACTTCGTGTTGGGATTTCGGAATCACCCGCCGATAAACTGGCCAAGAATCAGTATAAAATTTTGCCCGTTTTCGCCAAACAGTTGGCACTCTCTTCCATAATTTTTTTGCTGTCTCTATGCTTCTGTCTCCCACACAGGCGGCTACAATCATACGTGTCTTCCTCTCGGGAACTACCCAGAGCTACTGGAGATGCTTTTTTGAGCCGCAAAACGACCATATCTTGTCGCATTCCAGCTCTATCTCTTCATCGTCACCGAGCTGAATATCCATCATTTCTGACGTATAAATTGCCTTTTGCTTTACATATTTATACAGCCAAGATTGTGAAATGCCAGTCACCCGTGAGATGGCGGCAATTGAAAGTTGCTCTGACAGGTCACCTTTGTGCTCCAGAAATGTTTTTTTTCTGGCTTCAGGCATAAATTGCCGATGGCATTTATAGCAGATATAACGCTGTTTTCCATAGCTAAGCACAGAATGCTTGACATAGGCAGCAACCGGAACCCTACATGTTTCCCTGTTGGTTGTTGGTTGCTTCTCAAGCGCGGCAACCTAAATGTTTCCTGCTATAGCAACACGTTCATTATATGACAACCTTAAAAAGCTTAGCTATAGACCACATAGACCACCTGCTTTGGTGGTATCTGTTTGATTAACTCACCATAAGCCTGTCGCTCTTGCGGGCATAGCCTATCTTTTGCAGGGCTTTAACTCACACCGAAGTGAGCAGCCATCTCCCGTTGATCCACAAACCGCTGCAATGCTTCCAGGTCCTTCAGTTTATGACTATAGCCTTTTTGATAGCCTTCCTTAGGGTGGACATCTCCCGTTTCAGACCATTGGTTGAGCCAACATTGTAACGTGCGATATCTCACTTCAACCAGTGTCGCACCCCCTCCCCCAGCTTTCCGACGTGGCTCCGTGCTGTA comes from the Gloeomargarita sp. SKYB120 genome and includes:
- a CDS encoding alpha/beta hydrolase; the protein is MRLKHGVWGIGVALALGMVALPAQAARTVNFWFNIFEVASISVPDLRRFVDKNELSPSLRRTLQLLPERDRQGFEQVLRFKLSLEPRQVIRLVDSPSVEQVLMQIPPVFLPNQSPSVMPGLKGALILASIPRERGGFRDKDGFGLVNVLEAYPAQEMNLDIPALLRLGQQGLDLQRLLGGGLLSR
- a CDS encoding class I SAM-dependent methyltransferase, which encodes MDEILEKIRQQFDYGPYPRISLETSPKDDLDTLFIHNLTTPYYLRYRKRPPQEVTILDAGCGSGYKALALALANPGARVVGIDLSEASIELARKRLEFHQISNCEFHVLMIENVSELGLKFDYINCDEVLTLVPNPVEILTALKQVLKAQGILRVNVHNRYQRQYFFQAQEFFSLLGLMRDNPEEFEVQTVYEIMEQLADEVYVKRVTWENRDRKSLGDKLNEKLSEFILMNHLLQGDKGFTIPEFFACLEAAGLEFIEMVHWPVWRLPSLFKDPENLPAALALAIDGASPAEILHLLNLLHPNERLLDLWCGHPQPASPVSPSEQPLVSLHPQLCHEKVQQAWKSRLQSGLPLLLSDYLKVPVKGLFQIEEVQLDAIALGALWPLFEGPQPFQNLLQRWLQLYPRDLLTLEPLSEEQAAGMLRELLLFLNRYLYVLLTDESDSDATDS
- a CDS encoding TIGR01777 family oxidoreductase, with protein sequence MTVLVTGATGFIGSRLVHRLLIEGESVRVLTRSPARAQALFPQAQVFPWTAITEAVEGCTAVVNLAGEPIIGRWTPVRKQAILDSRISGTRQLVTAIGQAQQRPQVLINASAIGYYGASETATFTEESPPGNDFLAQVCQAWEQAAQPVQNLGVRLVIFRIGIVLGLGGAIRRILPPFRAFLGGPIGSGRQWFAWIHQDDMVNLILTALWDEGWSGVYNATAPNPVRMAEFCQTLGRVLQRPSWLPVPGVVLELLLGDAAQVILTGQRVLPARVQAMGFTYQYPTLLPALQDILGSEK